A window of the Brassica oleracea var. oleracea cultivar TO1000 chromosome C1, BOL, whole genome shotgun sequence genome harbors these coding sequences:
- the LOC106301608 gene encoding probable protein phosphatase 2C 67 — translation MNKSCWRSKISPTKNYRLTWYKDLGLHAFGEFSMAMIQANSVMEDQCQIESGPLTFNNPAVQGTFIGVYGGHGGPEASRFIADNLFPNLKKFASEGGEVSEEVMRNAFAETDEDFLSAVKKLLVCN, via the exons ATGAATAAATCCTGTTGGAGAAGTAAGATCAGTCCTACAAAGAATTATAGATTGACATGGTACAAAGATCTTGGCCTTCACGCCTTTGGAGAGTTTTCAATGGCAATGATCCAAGCCAACAGTGTGATGGAGGATCAGTGCCAGATCGAATCAGGGCCATTGACATTCAACAATCCAGCAGTTCAAGGCACTTTTATTGGAGTTTACGGTGGACATGGAG GTCCAGAGGCTTCAAGGTTCATCGCAGACAACCTCTTCCCCAATTTAAAGA AGTTTGCTTCTGAGGGTGGAGAGGTTTCAGAGGAGGTGATGAGGAACGCATTTGCAGAGACAGACGAAGATTTTCTCTCGGCGGTGAAGAAGCTGTTAGTTTGTAATTGA